One region of Pelagicoccus sp. SDUM812003 genomic DNA includes:
- a CDS encoding glycosyltransferase family 4 protein translates to MIRSLTERGHDVVALAPECDSELTSRLRSRGARFIKLTINRAGLSPIGDLRYTIRLARILSNEKPDLLLSYNIKPVIFGSFAGRLAGVKHLATIVAGLGYAFSQPSSNKHRLVSSLTKLLYRNAISRHSLMIFQNNDDRTDLQKLKLLNPRTTTIVVGGSGVDTSWFTESTPSTTPVSFLLTARLISDKGIYEYYEAAKRILASGRKAQFQLLGPFDSNPKGITENVVKKWKAEGIIQYLGELDDVRPAYNNCSVFVLPSYYREGCPRSSLEALSCGRPIITTNSVGCRETVIDGKNGFLARPRSIEDIEQAMIRFIDDPSLIHRMGKASRKLAVERFDVHTVNRRIIEAIEALP, encoded by the coding sequence ATGATACGTTCTCTAACGGAACGAGGTCACGACGTTGTGGCACTCGCCCCAGAATGCGACTCCGAACTCACCTCTCGCCTCAGATCAAGGGGAGCTAGATTCATAAAGCTAACCATCAACAGAGCAGGTCTATCTCCAATAGGGGACCTGCGTTACACAATCCGCTTGGCGAGAATTCTATCGAATGAAAAACCAGACCTTTTGCTTTCGTATAACATAAAGCCAGTAATATTCGGTTCTTTTGCAGGACGCCTTGCAGGTGTCAAACACCTTGCGACAATCGTCGCTGGACTTGGATACGCCTTTTCACAACCCAGCAGCAACAAACACCGACTAGTCAGTAGCCTAACCAAGCTACTCTATCGCAACGCGATCTCCCGCCACAGCTTGATGATTTTTCAGAATAACGACGACCGAACTGATTTACAAAAACTAAAGCTGCTCAATCCACGCACAACCACTATCGTGGTTGGTGGGTCTGGTGTCGACACATCATGGTTCACAGAGAGCACCCCTTCGACAACTCCGGTCAGCTTTCTCCTGACAGCCCGCTTAATTTCCGATAAGGGCATTTATGAGTACTATGAGGCTGCAAAACGTATCTTGGCATCAGGCAGAAAAGCACAATTTCAGCTACTTGGCCCCTTCGACAGCAACCCGAAGGGAATTACCGAAAATGTGGTGAAAAAATGGAAGGCTGAGGGCATAATTCAATACTTGGGCGAATTGGACGACGTACGTCCCGCATACAATAACTGTAGCGTTTTCGTTTTACCATCCTACTATCGGGAAGGATGCCCCCGTTCTAGTCTCGAAGCCTTATCCTGTGGCAGACCGATCATTACAACAAACTCTGTAGGCTGTCGCGAAACCGTTATTGACGGGAAGAATGGATTTCTCGCACGGCCCAGATCGATCGAAGATATCGAGCAAGCCATGATACGCTTTATCGACGATCCCAGCCTAATTCACCGAATGGGCAAAGCGTCTCGCAAACTTGCAGTGGAACGATTTGACGTCCACACCGTCAACAGACGGATCATAGAAGCAATTGAAGCGTTGCCATGA
- a CDS encoding ATP-binding protein, which yields MRSLRFLDREGELEKLRSFASLEVPSLAILYGRRRCGKSRLLQEFSREQDLYFLADKQDPTLQRERLARDVALRFDGFDQVQYPSWESILTQVDGRMSQGSCLILDEFPYLAATSPELPSVIQRLLDTRRLKNTHLILCGSSQRMMLNLAMGAAEPLYGRSQLFMKIRPLECGWITKALSFDANDSITAYATLGGTPRYWELARSYDSIESFTKALILDRDGILHDEMRRLLLDDLNDSSLAISLLSLIGNGSHRISELAARIGKPATQLTRPIANLVELGYVRRETPFGENEKKSKRGLYKLSDPYLAFIYKFVEPNRSRLEMGDTNTVFDDITPSLSQHVSLVWEDLARRSVSRLNTANMVWQPAKRWWKGSNDREIDIVSESADKRCVLVGEAKWSNSIDPIRTLYRLQEVAEQLPIRKGQELRFALWSKAKAGKKGDLHLISPTTVLNALT from the coding sequence ATGAGAAGCCTCCGATTTTTGGACAGAGAAGGGGAACTCGAAAAACTACGCTCATTCGCAAGCCTTGAGGTACCTTCACTAGCGATTCTGTACGGAAGACGCCGTTGCGGAAAATCGCGTCTCCTGCAAGAGTTCTCACGAGAGCAAGATCTCTACTTTCTCGCAGACAAACAAGACCCTACCTTGCAACGCGAACGACTTGCCCGCGATGTAGCCTTGCGATTCGACGGATTCGATCAGGTCCAGTACCCTTCCTGGGAAAGCATCCTCACCCAAGTTGACGGAAGGATGTCTCAGGGAAGCTGCCTTATTCTGGACGAGTTCCCCTACCTGGCAGCGACCAGCCCTGAGCTACCAAGCGTTATCCAAAGACTTCTAGACACGCGCCGCCTAAAGAACACCCACCTGATCCTATGCGGCTCATCGCAGCGCATGATGCTCAATCTCGCCATGGGAGCCGCGGAGCCTCTTTATGGTCGAAGCCAACTGTTCATGAAAATTCGTCCGCTAGAATGCGGGTGGATCACTAAAGCTTTGAGCTTCGATGCCAACGACTCAATCACGGCCTACGCAACACTCGGCGGGACACCTCGCTATTGGGAACTGGCGCGAAGTTATGACTCCATCGAAAGCTTCACCAAGGCTCTCATCTTAGATCGCGATGGCATCCTCCACGATGAGATGCGCAGGCTTCTACTAGACGATCTAAACGATTCCTCACTGGCGATCTCGTTGCTGTCACTGATCGGAAACGGTTCCCATCGAATTTCAGAACTTGCAGCGCGTATCGGCAAACCGGCTACGCAGCTAACACGCCCTATCGCAAACCTAGTGGAACTTGGCTACGTACGCCGCGAAACCCCTTTTGGCGAGAACGAGAAAAAGTCGAAACGCGGGCTCTATAAACTGTCGGACCCCTACCTAGCCTTCATCTACAAATTCGTAGAACCTAATCGATCTCGGCTCGAGATGGGAGATACGAACACTGTTTTCGACGATATAACCCCATCCCTTTCCCAACACGTGAGTCTGGTATGGGAAGATCTGGCTCGCCGTTCCGTTTCCCGACTGAACACTGCGAACATGGTCTGGCAACCCGCAAAACGTTGGTGGAAAGGCTCTAATGACAGAGAGATCGATATCGTCAGCGAATCCGCCGATAAACGGTGCGTTCTCGTCGGCGAAGCGAAATGGTCGAATTCCATCGACCCAATCAGAACACTCTATCGCCTTCAGGAAGTAGCCGAGCAGCTGCCAATCAGAAAGGGCCAGGAGCTCCGATTCGCCCTGTGGAGTAAAGCAAAAGCTGGCAAGAAAGGTGACCTCCACCTCATCAGCCCAACTACGGTGCTCAATGCTCTAACATGA
- a CDS encoding alpha-1,2-fucosyltransferase, with amino-acid sequence MIIVRVSGGIGNQLFQYAIGRAASHHHQVPLKLDTTSYETYTLHNGFRLKQFLTQSEIAKEQEIRRLKGADNLIYRALRRAGIIKRNTYYSEKERTIFDPVALSKNPVYLDGYWQNEKYFSNIRQILLQETQPSEPLSTQAQDLFLMTQRSNTVSIHVRRGDYLNHPEIGVLSLDYYKNATDYIKSKVQSPKFYIFSNDLEWCEQNLNFIKNPIYVNNTVTEIDDITLMSQCQHNIIANSSFSWWAAWLNQRTHKIVISPKKWMAENNRGYRWALESWIEL; translated from the coding sequence ATGATCATCGTAAGAGTTTCAGGCGGGATAGGCAATCAGCTGTTTCAATATGCAATTGGCCGCGCAGCGTCTCACCACCACCAAGTTCCACTCAAACTAGATACCACATCCTACGAGACCTACACACTGCACAATGGCTTTCGCCTAAAACAATTCCTCACCCAATCGGAGATCGCCAAAGAGCAGGAGATACGAAGACTCAAAGGAGCAGACAATCTCATTTATCGTGCATTAAGAAGAGCGGGAATAATTAAACGCAATACATACTACAGTGAGAAAGAAAGGACGATATTCGACCCTGTTGCCTTATCAAAAAACCCGGTTTATCTAGATGGATACTGGCAAAACGAAAAATATTTTTCGAACATCAGGCAGATCTTACTGCAAGAAACGCAACCATCCGAACCTCTTAGCACCCAAGCTCAAGATCTATTTCTAATGACCCAAAGGAGCAATACAGTAAGCATTCACGTAAGAAGGGGGGATTACCTCAATCATCCAGAGATAGGAGTGCTTAGCCTAGATTACTACAAGAACGCAACAGATTACATAAAATCAAAGGTGCAATCACCTAAGTTTTACATTTTCTCAAATGACCTAGAGTGGTGTGAACAGAATCTCAATTTCATTAAAAACCCTATCTACGTTAACAACACTGTCACTGAAATCGACGATATCACGCTCATGAGCCAGTGCCAGCACAACATCATCGCGAACAGCTCCTTTAGCTGGTGGGCTGCTTGGCTAAACCAACGCACACACAAGATTGTCATTTCTCCGAAAAAATGGATGGCTGAAAACAACCGTGGTTACAGATGGGCACTCGAATCCTGGATAGAATTATAA
- a CDS encoding glycosyltransferase family 4 protein, which translates to MKILNIVPDLSSGGAEKLVAELNQQFVIRKHKSITLTLCNNKNDSTQSLNHKKPYDALKAPHRLISWYLKNGPFEIVHLHLTPAQLLAPYIKLIDPQAILVTTEHSTTNRRRQLRFGTLLDAVLYFQFSKVVCISQGSRQFLTKDRPYLKQKTSVILNGIDSSRFRRSEVEQDPTLILSVGRLVHAKNFHSAILALKNIRDLNFKYLIAGTGPEQQKLQDLIINSRLEDKVKLVGHIQNIPRFLSKGSIFLTPSNSEGFGLAAAEAMASGLAIIGSNVPGLREVIGEDNESCLLSNPTDLDKMSSNLRAVLMNSALRERLQSNALKRSKKFSILDSSDRHLCLYNHLNSPEII; encoded by the coding sequence TTGAAAATCCTCAACATAGTCCCGGACCTTTCGAGTGGAGGCGCTGAAAAACTTGTCGCCGAGTTAAACCAACAATTCGTTATTCGCAAGCACAAGAGCATAACCCTCACACTTTGTAACAATAAAAACGATTCCACCCAAAGCCTGAACCACAAAAAGCCATACGATGCGCTGAAGGCGCCTCATCGGTTGATCTCTTGGTATTTGAAGAATGGTCCATTCGAAATAGTTCATCTACACCTAACACCTGCTCAACTACTTGCGCCCTATATCAAGCTAATTGACCCCCAGGCGATCCTGGTGACAACAGAACACAGCACAACCAACCGCAGAAGACAATTGCGATTCGGAACTCTATTAGACGCCGTGCTCTATTTTCAGTTTTCGAAAGTGGTTTGCATAAGCCAAGGGAGCAGACAATTTTTAACCAAAGATCGACCGTATCTAAAACAAAAAACCTCTGTCATACTAAACGGAATCGATTCTTCCAGATTTCGTAGATCAGAAGTTGAACAAGATCCTACGCTTATACTATCAGTCGGCAGACTAGTGCACGCAAAGAACTTCCACTCTGCCATTCTTGCCCTAAAAAATATTAGAGATCTAAACTTCAAATACTTGATTGCCGGTACAGGCCCTGAGCAGCAAAAGCTACAGGACCTCATTATAAACAGCAGACTTGAAGACAAAGTGAAACTTGTGGGTCACATACAAAATATACCTAGATTCCTATCCAAAGGAAGCATATTTCTTACTCCATCAAACTCTGAGGGGTTTGGATTGGCCGCCGCTGAGGCGATGGCTTCAGGACTCGCCATAATCGGAAGCAACGTACCAGGACTGAGGGAGGTAATAGGAGAGGACAACGAGAGCTGCCTCCTTTCGAATCCAACTGACCTTGATAAAATGAGCTCGAACTTAAGAGCGGTTTTAATGAATTCAGCATTAAGAGAACGGCTACAATCAAATGCCTTAAAAAGGTCCAAGAAATTCTCTATACTGGATTCTTCCGACCGACATCTCTGTTTGTATAACCACCTGAATTCTCCTGAAATCATTTAG
- a CDS encoding glycosyltransferase: MPANKPAISIVMSVYNSEKYLAESIESILHQTFTDFEFIIIDDGSADRSRSIIESYLAKDKRITLISRENKGLPYSLNEGIALAEGRYIARMDADDISLPNRIEKQIAFMDSHKEIGVCGTLAYLFQDNPTKRQVLRHPEDHDSLRVRLLFSVCFIHPTVIIRKKLLDELDYIYNVDFNNSQDYELWSRLADKTRFFNIQQPLIYYRVSPTSITANTNKERLTSRYPLISKVQKEQLAILGLDLNADESIMHFRLGLNTDMILLNKNASYVKSHLYRLIKANRKERQFDRIKLYNFLSKKYFIFTVLTFKNNYKNNILNLFSFMFIRGLIQISYEQVLNLLLITSLLSSSKHTTKDRESLNN, from the coding sequence ATGCCAGCCAACAAACCAGCCATCTCAATAGTAATGTCCGTTTACAACAGCGAGAAATACCTCGCTGAATCAATCGAGAGCATCCTCCATCAAACGTTCACCGACTTTGAGTTCATTATTATCGATGACGGCTCTGCCGACAGGAGCCGATCGATCATTGAGTCCTATCTGGCAAAAGACAAACGAATCACGTTAATCAGCCGCGAAAACAAAGGCCTACCATACTCACTAAACGAAGGCATCGCACTTGCGGAAGGAAGATACATCGCACGCATGGACGCTGACGATATTTCCCTGCCCAATCGTATCGAGAAACAGATCGCGTTCATGGACTCACACAAAGAGATTGGGGTTTGTGGAACATTAGCTTACCTCTTCCAGGACAACCCCACAAAAAGGCAAGTATTGCGACACCCAGAGGACCATGACTCATTGAGAGTGCGATTACTGTTTTCTGTTTGCTTCATCCACCCGACAGTTATCATCCGAAAAAAGCTGCTAGACGAACTAGATTATATTTACAACGTTGATTTCAACAACTCTCAAGACTACGAACTCTGGTCAAGATTGGCCGACAAAACTAGATTTTTCAACATTCAACAACCACTAATATATTACCGGGTGTCCCCCACAAGCATCACCGCGAACACGAACAAAGAGAGACTAACCTCAAGATACCCGCTAATTTCCAAGGTTCAGAAAGAGCAACTCGCGATACTTGGATTAGACTTGAATGCAGACGAATCAATCATGCATTTTAGACTTGGATTAAATACTGACATGATACTCCTGAATAAGAATGCTAGCTATGTTAAAAGCCACCTGTACAGGTTAATCAAAGCGAACAGAAAAGAAAGACAATTCGACAGAATAAAACTATACAACTTCTTGTCCAAAAAGTATTTTATATTTACAGTGCTTACATTTAAAAACAACTATAAAAACAATATCTTAAACCTTTTTAGCTTTATGTTCATAAGAGGACTTATTCAGATTTCATACGAACAGGTGCTTAATCTCTTACTCATTACCTCATTACTGTCCTCTTCAAAGCACACAACCAAAGACCGTGAATCACTAAACAACTAG
- a CDS encoding NAD(P)-dependent oxidoreductase, producing MNPQSIIVSGASGWLGREILKSTARKTAFGLFRDKAVADAYGSTFAGDLSDPLRISRLVEQYNNLDLQADCFIHCAGLAHQPNETQEIKRAMWQTNDIGTANALEFCKQVGINKFVYISTIAGYDWTSIEQATEDSKLVPITEYAKSKISAENRVLASPIDSRIIRLATVFGQGDIANFSRLSTLLRKRRFPIPGEGIARKSVIPIDTAASLIAKFATMDKVPYQTINLALPEAPTLNEICDCFSRVCKFPRAPRVPLPAIKALAMIGDCFSTIWEMPFSTNVLNKLTTSTCVNTDRIQTIFPKELLESFEVSLERHANYYQSLHS from the coding sequence ATGAATCCACAGTCAATTATTGTAAGTGGTGCCTCGGGCTGGCTCGGGAGAGAAATCCTCAAGTCCACCGCGAGAAAAACTGCATTTGGCCTGTTTCGAGACAAAGCCGTGGCAGATGCGTACGGTTCAACCTTTGCAGGTGATTTAAGTGATCCACTGCGCATCAGTCGCCTCGTAGAACAATATAACAACTTGGACTTACAAGCCGACTGCTTCATCCATTGCGCCGGGTTAGCTCATCAGCCAAACGAGACGCAAGAAATAAAAAGGGCGATGTGGCAAACGAACGACATAGGCACTGCCAACGCTCTAGAATTCTGTAAGCAAGTTGGAATAAACAAATTCGTCTACATCAGCACCATAGCAGGTTACGACTGGACCTCTATCGAACAAGCCACAGAGGATTCGAAACTTGTCCCGATAACCGAGTATGCGAAATCAAAAATTTCTGCCGAAAACCGGGTACTCGCATCTCCAATCGATAGTCGAATAATACGATTAGCAACAGTTTTCGGCCAAGGCGACATAGCTAACTTCTCTCGACTTTCGACCCTACTACGCAAAAGACGATTTCCAATACCAGGCGAAGGAATCGCTCGAAAGAGTGTGATCCCTATAGACACGGCCGCGAGCCTTATTGCGAAGTTCGCAACGATGGACAAAGTCCCATACCAAACAATAAACCTTGCTCTTCCCGAAGCACCGACTCTCAACGAGATATGTGACTGCTTTTCGCGAGTATGTAAATTCCCTAGAGCTCCACGAGTTCCACTCCCCGCTATCAAGGCCCTGGCAATGATAGGAGATTGCTTCAGTACTATCTGGGAAATGCCCTTTAGCACCAATGTGCTGAATAAGCTAACGACTTCAACTTGCGTAAACACGGACCGCATTCAAACGATCTTCCCCAAGGAACTCTTAGAAAGTTTTGAAGTTAGCCTCGAGCGCCACGCTAACTACTATCAGTCCCTACATTCATAA
- a CDS encoding glycosyltransferase family 10: MKKACLVVSNYLTGNKIFDTNRHRDNCVDRFVKLKKAMRQEGYDLSTHDINSIEQSQIVIYASNMPETLPKEEDIEKSYLILSESEFIRPDNYDVKKHAFFNKIFTWADDLVDNNKYIKLNYAHAFPTHINKDLSTKKKLCVLISGNKKPIPTLNKKLLALDLYGERVKAIRWFEANQPNDFDLYGVGWDRYRFSGPKIIRALNRIPRLAQFTLKLTGSAYSSYKGTIKHKKPIMQQYKFSISYENARDIPGYITEKIFDSFFAGCVPIYWGANNISNHIPTNTFIDKRNFESYEELHRYIKSITDSDYLRILENIEDYLYSDLAYPYKSEGFAQTIIRTILNNYGRNKR; this comes from the coding sequence ATGAAAAAAGCCTGCTTGGTAGTAAGTAATTATCTGACAGGAAACAAAATTTTTGATACGAATCGTCATCGTGACAACTGCGTAGACCGCTTTGTAAAACTCAAAAAAGCTATGCGGCAAGAAGGTTACGATTTATCAACGCACGACATAAACAGCATTGAACAGTCACAAATCGTTATTTATGCCTCCAATATGCCCGAAACACTTCCAAAGGAAGAAGACATAGAAAAAAGCTATCTTATTCTAAGCGAAAGCGAGTTCATTCGCCCAGATAACTACGACGTAAAAAAGCACGCATTTTTCAATAAGATATTCACCTGGGCAGACGACCTAGTAGACAATAATAAATACATTAAACTTAACTACGCCCACGCATTTCCGACGCACATAAACAAAGACTTATCCACTAAAAAAAAATTATGCGTCCTAATCTCCGGCAATAAAAAGCCAATACCCACACTAAACAAAAAACTACTAGCCCTCGACCTCTACGGAGAAAGAGTAAAAGCGATTCGTTGGTTTGAAGCAAACCAACCGAATGACTTTGATCTGTATGGAGTTGGCTGGGACAGATATCGCTTTAGCGGACCCAAAATCATCAGAGCACTCAACAGGATACCGCGACTTGCGCAATTCACGCTAAAACTCACGGGTTCCGCTTACTCTTCGTACAAGGGTACAATCAAGCACAAAAAGCCAATCATGCAGCAATACAAATTCTCTATAAGCTACGAGAACGCAAGAGACATACCAGGATACATAACCGAAAAGATATTTGATAGCTTTTTCGCAGGCTGCGTACCTATATACTGGGGAGCTAACAATATATCCAATCACATACCGACCAACACGTTCATCGACAAACGTAACTTCGAAAGTTACGAGGAACTTCACCGATACATAAAAAGTATAACAGATAGCGATTACTTAAGAATACTAGAGAACATAGAAGACTACCTATACTCCGACCTAGCATACCCATACAAGAGCGAGGGCTTCGCACAAACGATAATCCGAACGATCTTAAACAACTACGGAAGAAACAAGCGATGA
- a CDS encoding GDP-mannose 4,6-dehydratase produces MTILVTGCAGFIGWRTSSMLIEQGHKVIGIDNFNSYYDTRLKDWRTEQLKKSDSFELVNGDIENLGLLNYLFSNHRFDAVINLAARAGVRYSMENPHVYLNSNADGTLNLLECMRKNNIKKLVLASTSSLYAGQEMPFLESLPVNQPISPYAASKKAAEVMAYTYHYLYGFDVSVVRYFTVYGPAGRPDMSPLRFIKWIDEGTPIKLFGDGTQSRDFTYVDDIARGTILALAEVGYEIINLGGGNNPISILKMINTFEKLLGKKATIDERPFNKSDMKHTWANIEKAKELLNWSPEIDFDTGMQRTVDWYLENKEWVCDLRI; encoded by the coding sequence ATGACAATTCTCGTAACAGGCTGTGCTGGATTTATTGGCTGGAGGACTTCCTCGATGCTCATAGAGCAGGGACACAAGGTCATCGGTATTGATAATTTCAACTCTTACTATGACACTCGATTGAAGGATTGGCGCACCGAACAGTTGAAGAAAAGTGATTCGTTTGAACTTGTGAATGGTGATATCGAAAACCTAGGGCTGCTCAACTACCTGTTTTCGAACCATCGTTTTGATGCCGTCATCAATCTCGCTGCACGGGCTGGGGTTCGCTATAGCATGGAGAATCCGCATGTCTATCTGAATTCGAACGCAGATGGCACGCTCAACCTGCTGGAATGCATGCGGAAGAACAACATAAAGAAATTGGTTCTCGCCTCGACATCATCGCTTTATGCAGGCCAGGAAATGCCCTTTCTGGAGTCACTTCCGGTCAACCAACCGATCTCTCCGTACGCTGCCTCGAAAAAGGCGGCCGAAGTGATGGCCTACACCTACCACTACCTCTATGGGTTCGATGTGTCAGTGGTACGCTACTTCACAGTATATGGGCCAGCTGGCAGACCAGATATGAGCCCACTTCGATTTATCAAATGGATTGACGAAGGTACCCCCATCAAGCTCTTCGGCGATGGCACTCAATCTCGCGATTTCACCTACGTCGACGACATTGCCCGCGGCACCATTCTTGCCCTAGCAGAGGTGGGGTATGAAATCATCAATCTAGGAGGAGGAAACAATCCGATTTCCATTCTTAAGATGATCAATACTTTCGAAAAGCTGCTTGGAAAGAAAGCGACTATCGACGAGCGTCCTTTCAACAAATCCGATATGAAACACACCTGGGCCAACATCGAAAAAGCGAAAGAGCTGTTAAACTGGTCGCCAGAAATAGACTTTGATACAGGAATGCAACGTACCGTAGATTGGTATCTTGAGAACAAGGAATGGGTCTGCGATTTACGAATCTAA
- a CDS encoding class I SAM-dependent methyltransferase has translation MNKKETEKDIQTKQDIEYRFPYHYIPEYKKNFFQNFTWGWSINYVTAIEFILEEIKELDQNIQSIYDLGCGDGRITKELHEEFNNKEVIGIDYSERAINLAKAMSPAVDYKRLDITEAKNMKKVDALTLIEVLEHIPLKSCENFVNALSGLINTGGFLFLTVPHKNVPVSYKHFQHFDLETLKKYFEGDFTFEKVCYIQKSPVHKKLVSKIINNNFYVIKSKTINNAYHRYYKNHCFHAKNNNCERIYLRLKKK, from the coding sequence ATGAACAAAAAAGAAACAGAGAAAGACATACAGACCAAGCAAGACATCGAATACCGGTTCCCCTATCACTACATCCCAGAGTACAAAAAGAATTTCTTCCAAAACTTCACTTGGGGATGGTCAATAAATTACGTTACCGCGATAGAATTTATACTAGAGGAAATCAAGGAATTAGACCAAAATATTCAATCAATTTATGACTTAGGCTGCGGAGACGGGAGAATAACGAAAGAGCTACACGAGGAGTTTAACAACAAAGAGGTAATAGGTATCGACTACTCTGAAAGGGCGATAAACCTAGCCAAAGCAATGTCTCCAGCAGTTGACTACAAACGATTAGATATTACCGAGGCAAAGAATATGAAAAAGGTCGACGCACTGACCTTAATTGAAGTCCTTGAACACATACCTTTGAAATCATGTGAAAACTTTGTGAATGCCCTATCCGGACTGATAAATACTGGTGGCTTTCTCTTCTTAACAGTACCCCACAAGAACGTACCCGTCTCATACAAACATTTTCAACATTTCGACCTAGAAACCTTAAAAAAGTATTTCGAGGGTGATTTTACATTTGAAAAAGTGTGTTACATACAAAAGTCACCAGTTCACAAGAAATTAGTTTCAAAGATAATAAACAACAACTTCTACGTAATCAAAAGCAAAACCATCAACAACGCCTACCATAGATATTACAAAAACCACTGTTTTCACGCCAAGAACAATAATTGCGAAAGGATATACTTGAGACTGAAAAAAAAGTAG